In Apostichopus japonicus isolate 1M-3 chromosome 3, ASM3797524v1, whole genome shotgun sequence, a single genomic region encodes these proteins:
- the LOC139961211 gene encoding uncharacterized protein: MEKGSGQGESGERKRPYPGTSVGSSGGKPLLHGPDKNSSAKEQQRRRDATKIYLLRSYVNWQMEKELYKHVHDLTSVSNADFAEHLLQDHTKRFQMHLFRKDAESQTEAFSAAVTTERSVDTQKGEDTPDPVTSTPLKKPSANVLSNVTRRIRYGAAWERNLRLYEYTLPHLHDPEQKRSYIWQGQALFPDFC; encoded by the exons atggaaaagggatcagggcaaggagaatcgggcgaaagaaaacgaccttatcctggaacgagcgtaggTTCCAGTGGAGGAAAgccattgttgcatggacctgacaaaaacagcagtgcaaaggaacaacagcgacgaagagatgccacgaagatctatcttctacgttcctacgtaaactggcaaatggagaaagagctctacaaacatgtccacgatttgacttctgttagcaacgcagatttcgcagaacatttgcttcaggatcacacaaaaag gtttcaaatgcatcttttccggaaagatgctgaaagtcaaacagaggcattctcagcggctgtcaccacagaaagatcagttgacactcagaaaggagaag atactcctgatccagttacttcaacacctctcaagaagccatctgccaatgttctgtccaatgtcaccagaaggattagatatggagcagcatgggagagaaacctcagactatacgaatacacattgccacatttacatgatcctgaacaaaagagatcatacatatggcaggggcaagcacttttcccagacttttgttga